From a region of the Bombus pascuorum chromosome 17, iyBomPasc1.1, whole genome shotgun sequence genome:
- the LOC132915486 gene encoding thioredoxin domain-containing protein 5 homolog, which translates to MSANSSNFIMLKKHILLFIFMLSQVNSEQGDHIHTTMQYTKDNFSTEIQKKNHFIMFYAPWCGHCQRLEPTWEQLAKMSNLEDKNIKIAKVDCTTDNSLCTEHDVVGYPTLKFFKAGEAKGTKFRGTRDLPSLTSFLTAQLGISLESEDKAPTPPEPVNGLLELTEDTFDKHVSTGYHFVKFYAPWCGHCQKLAPTWEELANSLRNDNYVSISKVDCTQHRSVCGQFDIKGYPTLLWIEDGKKVDKYAGQRTHEELKVYVSKMLEKGNDQANIKTENLDSTTHTVLSLTGESFKHGIENGISFVKFFAPWCGHCKRLAPIWKDLGKKFLTNDNVKIAKVDCTLDVSKELCNEQEVDGFPTLYLYRDGLKVSEYNGARNLDDLTEFVLNYVQPHDEL; encoded by the exons ATGAGTGCGAattcatcgaattttattatgttaaaaaagcatatccttttatttatatttatgctGAGTCAAGTTAACAGTGAACAAGGAGATCATATACATACTACTATGCAATATActaaagataatttttcaacagaaattcagaagaaaaatcatttcatCATGTTTTATGCACCCTG gTGCGGTCACTGTCAAAGACTGGAACCTACATGGGAACAATTAGCTAAAATGTCAAACTTAGAggataagaatataaaaattgctaAAGTAGATTGTACTACAGATAATAGTTTATGCACAGAACATGATGTTGTTGGTTATCCTAC attaaaattttttaaagctgGAGAAGCCAAAGGTACTAAGTTCAGAGGTACAAGGGATTTGCCATCTTTAACATCTTTTCTTACTGCTCAGCTGGGTATATCCTTGGAA AGTGAAGATAAGGCACCAACACCTCCTGAACCAGTAAATGGTTTATTAGAATTAACAGAGGATACTTTCGATAAACATGTATCTACTGGCtatcattttgtaaaattctatgCACCTTGGTGTGGCCATTGCCAAAAATTAGCTCCTACCTGGGAAGAATTAGCTAATAGTTTACGTAATGATAATTATGTTAGTATTTCTAAAGTAGATTGTACACAACATCGTAGTGTTTGTGGACAATTTGATATAAAAGGATATCCGACATTGCTTTGGATTGAAGATGGAAAGAAG GTGGATAAATATGCTGGGCAACGTACTCACGAAGAGCTTAAAGTTTATGTATCAAAAATGCTTGAGAAAGGAAATGACCAAGCTAACATTAAGACTGAAAATTTAGATAGTACAACTCATACTGTACTCAGTTTAACTGGTGAAAGCTTTAAACATGGTATCGAAAACGGCATTTCGTTCGTTAAGTTTTTTGCACCTTGGTGTGGGCATTGTAAACGTTTAGCACCTATTTGGAAAGATCTTGGAAAAAAATTCTTAACAAACGACAATGTGAAAATAGCAAAAGTAGATTGTACTCTCGATGTAAGTAAAGAATTATGCAATGAACAAGAAGTAGATGGTTTTCCAACTTTGTATTTATATCGTGACGGACTTAAAGTTTCTGAATACAATGGTGCTCGAAATTTAGACGATCTTACCGAATTTGTACTGAATTATGTACAGCCGCATGACGAATTGtga
- the LOC132915464 gene encoding leucine-rich repeat-containing protein 40-like — translation MSGVKKKANHLAVFKKRTKNDDNAELSEIIIISARKSGNLNLSSRGLFTVPNRVWNINDLTEEEIRDLHFELDYVQETERWWEQEPLQTLDLSCNTIKKIDPQIENLTELTTLYLHNNQLEDLPAEIGNLKKLNILNLSSNKLEKFPHEFYKLNELHELNLKNNSIKELDPAVGDFVMLTYLDLSYNNLIELPIGMGYLVRLTSLDLGHNMLKELPPDLTNMRALQKLNASYNQLEMLPPLGELRKVETVMLQSNKLTTFPDISGCILLRVLHLADNNITEIDMSCLEGVGQLKTLTLGNNQIETIPEEIIKLVYLEIFDLSHNKLTLIPKYIGLLPNLKQFVIDGNDIQNVRTDIIRCGTSRILKHIRQGIKSTNLDVKEHVVADTSTNIYPDRYTMQSTKLLSLAGQNLTELPQEVLENACKADVGTVDLSRNKLSILPDKLCIIERIADLKLTSNQLTHIPEWIGEKYKYLQILDLSRNLLQSLPINLGLLKYLQELNISFNRYKEIPESVYAINSLEILIANDNLITDIDVPCFQKLQKLATLNLANNNIGFVPPELGTLKNLRNLSLSGNCFKQPRQAILAKSTEEILAYLRNRIPQ, via the exons ATGAGTGGCGTAAAGAAGAAAGCTAATCATTTAGCAGTGTttaaaaaacgaacgaaaaatgaCGATAATGCTGAACTgtctgaaattattattatatccgCGAGAAAGAGTGGAAATTTAAACCTCTCATCGAGAGGACTATTTACGG TACCTAATAGAGTGTGgaatataaatgatttaaCTGAAGAAGAAATAAGGGATTTACATTTCGAGCTCGATTATGTACAAGAAACTGAAAGGTGGTGGGAGCAGGAACCTCTCCAGACATTGGACTTAAGTTGTAATActataaagaaaattgatccacaaatagaaaatttaacagAGTTAACtacattatat CTGCACAATAATCAATTGGAAGATTTGCCTGCtgaaataggaaatttaaaaaaattaaacatactaaatttatcaagtaataaattagaaaaatttccacATGAATTTTATAAGCTAAATGAATTAcatgaattaaatttgaaaaataatagtataaaggAACTGGATCCAGCAGTTGGAGACTTTGTAATGTTGACCTATCtg GATTTATCATATAATAACTTGATTGAGTTACCAATTGGAATGGGATATTTAGTACGGCTAACTTCCTTGGACTTAGGTCATAATATGTTAAAGGAATTGCCACCTGATTTAACAAATATGAGAG cATTACAAAAGTTAAATGCAAGTTATAATCAGTTGGAAATGTTGCCACCTCTGGGTGAATTAAGGAAGGTAGAAACAGTGATGTTGCAATCAAACAAATTAACAACATTCCCTGATATATctggttgtatactattaagaGTACTACACTTGGCTGATAATAACATTAct gaaattgaTATGTCTTGTTTAGAAGGTGTAGGacaattaaaaacattaacattaggaaataatcaaattgaaacaataccagaagaaataataaaactggtGTACCTAGAAATTTTTGATTTATCACACAACAAACTAACTCT AATACCAAAATACATTGGCCTACTGCCTAATTTAAAACAGTTTGTGATTGACGGAAATGATATACAGAATGTTAGAACCGACATAATACGATGCGGTACATCTCGAATTTTGAAACATATACGACAGGGTATTAAAAGTACAAACTTGGATGTGAAAGAGCACGTGGTAGCAGATACtagtacaaatatttatccaGATAG GTATACAATGCAGAGTACAAAATTGCTCAGTTTGGCTGGACAAAATCTTACTGAACTACCTCAAGAAGTTCTTGAAAATGCATGCAAAGCTGATGTAGGTACAGTGGATTTAAGTAGGAATAAGCTGTCTATCTTACCTGATAAGTTATGCATAATTGAAAGAATTGCCGATTTAAAACTGACATCTAATCAACTAACACATATACCAGAATGGATTGgtgaaaaatataagtatCTACAGATTTTGGATTTAAGCAGAAATCTTTTACAATCACTTCCCATCAATCTTGGCTtgcttaaatatttacaagaacTTAATATCTCATTTAACAG GTATAAAGAAATACCAGAATCTGTTTATGCTATAAATTCTTTAGAGATATTAATAGCGAATGACAATTTAATTACCGATATTGATGTACCATGTTttcaaaaattgcaaaaactTGCGACATTAAATCTTGCTAATAACAACATTGGATTCGTACCACCAGAACTAGGCACTTTGAAGAACTTAAG GAATCTATCTTTATctggaaattgttttaaaCAACCTAGACAAGCAATTTTAGCAAAGTCTACAGAAGAAATCCTAGCATATCTTAGAAACAGAATACCTcagtga
- the LOC132915494 gene encoding uncharacterized protein LOC132915494 isoform X2, whose product MQSGRMTPTLKQETMKHGDTITLEKIQTKIKFLEDSNIVMQTRNQNLITENKALASQLKEERDEVKRLEKRLTLLREELDFERSKIEGMKQEAEEVRKRQMPMVETNGTSTTNIVSKTDRGVQVWAVCMACQRKLESCEKQPPTVIITKSELEVLEKDMQTLRDTIIAREQAWDKAMEREHNYRQQLTRLTTETITARHLSDTRYEELKTATNALQEKESEFKSTQKDNAYLQKLIAKIYNSYQRGQEGYQRSSLTADINEKDQRFIEDIARRASSGKGKQKPKLKSSCSERTAHSTVYQYSPRDKSSRSAKDQAGCLKEPRR is encoded by the exons ATGCAAAGCGGAAGGATGACGCCGACGTTAAAGCAAGAGACAATGAAACACGGGGACACGATCACGCTCGAAAAGATACAAACGAAAATCAAGTTCCTCGAGGACAGCAATATAGTTATGCAGACGCGCAATCAGAATCTTATCACCGAGAACAAAGCCCTCGCGTCTCA ACTCAAAGAGGAACGGGACGAAGTGAAAAGGCTAGAGAAGAGGCTGACGTTGCTGCGAGAGGAACTTGATTTCGAAAGATCGAAGATCGAAGGGATGAAACAAGAGGCAGAAGAAGTCAGA AAAAGGCAAATGCCAATGGTTGAAACAAACGGAACGTCTACAACGAACATCGTATCTAAGACCGATCGTGGAGTTCAAGTCTGGGCGGTATGCATGGCTTGTCAAAGAAAACTGGAAAGTTGCGAGAAACAACCACCCACCGTCATCATCACCAA ATCGGAATTAGAAGTGTTGGAAAAAGATATGCAGACTCTTCGAGATACTATAATCGCGCGAGAACAAGCATGGGACAAGGCCATGGAACGCGAGCACAATTATAGGCAACAACTGACGCGACTCACCACGGAAACAATCACGGCTCGTCACCTTTCTGACACGCGCTACGAAGAGCTGAAAACTGCGACAAACGCGCTGCAG GAAAAAGAATCAGAATTTAAATCGACTCAAAAGGATAACGCATATCTACAGAAATTGATCGCAAAGATTTACAATAGCTATCAAAG AGGGCAAGAAGGATATCAAAGAAGCAGTTTGACGGCTGATATTAATGAGAAAGATCAAAGATTTATCGAAGACATTGCTCGACGAGCATCGAGCGGAAAAGGCAAACAGAAACCAAAATTGAAGAGTTCCTGTTCGGAAAGAACCGCACATTCTACCGTTTATCAATACAGTCCTCGCGATAAAAGTTCGAGATCTGCTAAGGATCAAGCAGGTTGTTTAAAAGAACCGAGGCGCTAA
- the LOC132915494 gene encoding uncharacterized protein LOC132915494 isoform X1, with amino-acid sequence MKRVQFIKMDNFSSFFILLARGDLSYGDARMQSGRMTPTLKQETMKHGDTITLEKIQTKIKFLEDSNIVMQTRNQNLITENKALASQLKEERDEVKRLEKRLTLLREELDFERSKIEGMKQEAEEVRKRQMPMVETNGTSTTNIVSKTDRGVQVWAVCMACQRKLESCEKQPPTVIITKSELEVLEKDMQTLRDTIIAREQAWDKAMEREHNYRQQLTRLTTETITARHLSDTRYEELKTATNALQEKESEFKSTQKDNAYLQKLIAKIYNSYQRGQEGYQRSSLTADINEKDQRFIEDIARRASSGKGKQKPKLKSSCSERTAHSTVYQYSPRDKSSRSAKDQAGCLKEPRR; translated from the exons ATGAAACgcgtacaatttattaaaatggataatttttcttctttctttatcttgTTAGCGAGGGGTGATCTATCGTATGGAGATGCCCGAATGCAAAGCGGAAGGATGACGCCGACGTTAAAGCAAGAGACAATGAAACACGGGGACACGATCACGCTCGAAAAGATACAAACGAAAATCAAGTTCCTCGAGGACAGCAATATAGTTATGCAGACGCGCAATCAGAATCTTATCACCGAGAACAAAGCCCTCGCGTCTCA ACTCAAAGAGGAACGGGACGAAGTGAAAAGGCTAGAGAAGAGGCTGACGTTGCTGCGAGAGGAACTTGATTTCGAAAGATCGAAGATCGAAGGGATGAAACAAGAGGCAGAAGAAGTCAGA AAAAGGCAAATGCCAATGGTTGAAACAAACGGAACGTCTACAACGAACATCGTATCTAAGACCGATCGTGGAGTTCAAGTCTGGGCGGTATGCATGGCTTGTCAAAGAAAACTGGAAAGTTGCGAGAAACAACCACCCACCGTCATCATCACCAA ATCGGAATTAGAAGTGTTGGAAAAAGATATGCAGACTCTTCGAGATACTATAATCGCGCGAGAACAAGCATGGGACAAGGCCATGGAACGCGAGCACAATTATAGGCAACAACTGACGCGACTCACCACGGAAACAATCACGGCTCGTCACCTTTCTGACACGCGCTACGAAGAGCTGAAAACTGCGACAAACGCGCTGCAG GAAAAAGAATCAGAATTTAAATCGACTCAAAAGGATAACGCATATCTACAGAAATTGATCGCAAAGATTTACAATAGCTATCAAAG AGGGCAAGAAGGATATCAAAGAAGCAGTTTGACGGCTGATATTAATGAGAAAGATCAAAGATTTATCGAAGACATTGCTCGACGAGCATCGAGCGGAAAAGGCAAACAGAAACCAAAATTGAAGAGTTCCTGTTCGGAAAGAACCGCACATTCTACCGTTTATCAATACAGTCCTCGCGATAAAAGTTCGAGATCTGCTAAGGATCAAGCAGGTTGTTTAAAAGAACCGAGGCGCTAA